A section of the Roseomonas marmotae genome encodes:
- a CDS encoding amino acid ABC transporter permease, with the protein MRYDFDFAVLADYWPDFLSGALVTLQLTAIATILGMAIGTLCAIGSRSRRRWLSRGVGIYVEIVRNTPFLIQIFFLYFGLASAGIRLPVFTAAVVAMVFNVAAYCSEIIRAGMETVHPGQIEAAQSLGMSTPQIYWDVILRPAIERVYPALSSQFVLMMLSSSVASQISTEELTAVANNVQSMTFRSLETFLAIAPMYLALAGLLKLCFWLLGLVAFPRRRRLGTAL; encoded by the coding sequence GTGAGATACGATTTCGATTTCGCCGTCCTGGCGGATTACTGGCCGGACTTCCTCTCCGGTGCCCTTGTGACACTGCAACTGACGGCCATCGCCACCATCCTCGGCATGGCCATCGGCACGCTCTGCGCCATCGGCAGCCGCAGCAGGCGCCGCTGGCTCTCCCGCGGCGTCGGTATCTATGTCGAGATCGTCCGCAACACGCCCTTCCTGATCCAGATCTTCTTCCTCTATTTCGGCCTCGCCAGCGCGGGCATCCGGCTGCCGGTCTTCACCGCCGCCGTCGTCGCCATGGTCTTCAACGTCGCCGCCTATTGCTCGGAAATCATCCGCGCCGGCATGGAGACGGTGCACCCCGGCCAGATCGAGGCCGCGCAGTCGCTGGGCATGTCCACGCCGCAGATCTACTGGGACGTCATCCTCCGCCCGGCCATCGAGCGCGTCTATCCCGCGCTGAGCAGCCAGTTCGTGCTGATGATGCTCTCCTCCTCCGTCGCCTCGCAGATCTCGACGGAGGAACTGACGGCGGTGGCCAACAACGTCCAGTCCATGACCTTCCGCAGCCTGGAGACTTTCCTCGCGATCGCGCCGATGTATCTGGCTCTGGCGGGGCTGCTGAAGCTCTGCTTCTGGCTCCTCGGCCTGGTCGCCTTCCCGCGCCGCCGGCGCCTCGGCACGGCACTGTAG
- a CDS encoding amino acid ABC transporter permease, whose product MDIVFNWSYFGYLIQGAIWTLILFALAFVLGGAAGFLVMLARTARSRLIRRVALVYVEVIQGTPLLVLLFIAYFGLGVFGIEVPPLVAAAVSLMINASAFLGEIWKGCVDAVPRTQSEAAECLALTRWQAFVDVILPQAARIATPPTVGFMVQLLKNTSLASVVGFVELTRAAQVINNSTIQPFLVFGIAGALYFCLCYPLTAWSRSLERTLNVGRR is encoded by the coding sequence ATGGATATCGTCTTCAACTGGAGCTATTTCGGCTATCTGATCCAGGGCGCGATCTGGACCCTCATCCTCTTCGCCCTGGCCTTCGTCCTCGGCGGCGCGGCGGGCTTCCTGGTGATGCTGGCGCGCACCGCGCGCTCCCGCCTCATCCGCCGGGTCGCGCTGGTCTATGTGGAGGTCATCCAGGGCACGCCGCTGCTGGTGCTGCTCTTCATCGCCTATTTCGGCCTGGGCGTCTTCGGCATCGAGGTGCCGCCGCTGGTGGCCGCGGCGGTCTCCCTGATGATCAATGCCAGCGCCTTCCTGGGCGAGATCTGGAAGGGCTGCGTCGATGCCGTGCCGCGCACCCAGTCCGAGGCCGCCGAATGCCTGGCCCTGACACGCTGGCAGGCCTTCGTCGATGTCATCCTGCCGCAGGCGGCGCGCATCGCGACACCGCCCACCGTCGGCTTCATGGTGCAGCTGCTGAAGAACACCTCCCTCGCCTCCGTGGTCGGCTTCGTGGAACTGACGCGGGCGGCGCAGGTCATCAACAATTCCACCATCCAGCCCTTCCTCGTCTTCGGCATCGCGGGCGCGCTGTATTTCTGCCTCTGCTACCCGCTCACGGCCTGGAGCCGCTCGTTGGAAAGGACGCTCAATGTCGGCCGCCGCTAA
- a CDS encoding amino acid ABC transporter ATP-binding protein, giving the protein MSAAANVSARPPATAAISPAVSLKDVHKSYGPLEVLKGVSFDVAPGEVVAIIGASGSGKSTALRCINGLESIQGGSIEVCGHHVGPHLKDAGLRALRQDVGIVFQSYNLFPHLTVEQNITLAPRRVKRMATSAARELARECLAQVGLAEKADAYPEQLSGGQQQRVAIARSLAMRPKVMLFDEVTSALDPHLTGEVLRVMEKLARAGMTMITVTHEMGFARRVANRTIFMRSGLVWEVGGAEMFAAPRTPELQQFLGSEL; this is encoded by the coding sequence ATGTCGGCCGCCGCTAACGTCTCCGCCCGTCCGCCCGCCACCGCAGCCATCAGCCCCGCCGTCAGCCTGAAGGATGTGCACAAGAGCTATGGCCCGCTGGAGGTGCTGAAAGGCGTCTCCTTCGACGTGGCGCCGGGCGAGGTGGTCGCCATCATCGGCGCCAGCGGTTCCGGCAAATCCACCGCGCTGCGCTGCATCAACGGGTTGGAGAGCATCCAGGGCGGCAGTATCGAGGTCTGCGGCCACCATGTCGGCCCGCATCTGAAGGACGCCGGGCTGCGCGCGCTGCGGCAGGATGTCGGCATCGTCTTCCAGAGCTACAATCTCTTCCCGCACCTGACGGTCGAGCAGAACATCACCCTGGCGCCGCGCCGGGTGAAACGCATGGCCACCAGCGCGGCGCGGGAACTGGCGCGGGAATGCCTGGCCCAGGTCGGTCTGGCCGAGAAGGCCGATGCCTATCCTGAGCAGCTTTCCGGCGGCCAGCAGCAGCGCGTCGCCATCGCGCGCTCCCTGGCCATGCGGCCGAAGGTCATGCTGTTCGACGAGGTGACCTCCGCGCTTGACCCCCACCTGACGGGCGAGGTGCTGCGCGTGATGGAGAAGCTGGCGCGCGCCGGCATGACCATGATCACCGTCACGCATGAAATGGGCTTCGCCCGCCGCGTCGCCAACCGCACCATCTTCATGCGCAGCGGACTGGTCTGGGAGGTGGGCGGGGCAGAGATGTTCGCCGCGCCCCGGACGCCCGAGTTGCAGCAGTTCCTGGGCAGCGAGCTCTAG
- a CDS encoding transporter substrate-binding domain-containing protein — protein sequence MITPFNRRALLAGAAGLGAASLLPLPARADSLGDIRKNKKVRIAVAMGIPLFAFMDAGLTPTGSDVETARLVAKALDAELELIQITNAARVPTIQTRKADILIGSLAITPERKRAIDFSIPYATLDIIVAGVPSVAVKDYPDLVGKRIGVTRATVNDLMVSQNARGAEIIRFEDDATLITAVASGQLDLVSTQTAVLDSMNQKRPGNRLEVKFVQQELNLGIALPKGEDALKSWLNDWIRTAFNNGELNKVFSQFHGRDLPKDLINREV from the coding sequence ATGATCACGCCCTTCAATCGCCGCGCGCTGCTGGCCGGGGCCGCCGGCCTCGGCGCCGCCAGCCTGCTCCCCCTGCCCGCGCGCGCGGACAGCCTGGGCGATATCCGCAAGAACAAGAAGGTCCGCATCGCCGTCGCGATGGGTATCCCGCTCTTCGCCTTCATGGATGCCGGCCTCACTCCCACCGGCTCGGATGTCGAGACGGCGCGGCTGGTGGCCAAGGCGCTGGATGCCGAGCTGGAACTGATCCAGATCACCAATGCCGCCCGCGTGCCGACCATCCAGACGCGCAAGGCGGATATCCTGATCGGCAGCCTGGCCATCACGCCGGAGCGCAAGCGCGCCATCGACTTCAGCATCCCCTATGCGACGCTGGACATCATCGTCGCCGGCGTCCCTTCCGTCGCGGTGAAGGATTACCCGGACCTCGTCGGGAAGCGCATCGGCGTGACGCGCGCGACGGTGAACGATCTGATGGTCTCGCAGAACGCCCGCGGCGCGGAGATCATCCGCTTCGAGGATGACGCGACGCTGATCACCGCCGTCGCCTCCGGCCAACTCGACCTCGTCTCCACCCAGACGGCGGTGCTGGACAGCATGAACCAGAAGCGCCCCGGCAACCGGCTGGAGGTGAAGTTCGTGCAGCAGGAGCTCAATCTCGGCATCGCCCTGCCGAAGGGGGAAGATGCGCTGAAATCCTGGCTGAACGACTGGATCCGCACCGCCTTCAACAATGGCGAGCTGAACAAGGTCTTCAGCCAGTTCCATGGACGCGACCTGCCGAAGGATCTGATCAACCGGGAGGTCTGA
- a CDS encoding DUF1328 domain-containing protein: MLYWTLIFLVIALVAGVLGFTGIASAASGIAKILFVVFLVLFLISLIAGRGWAFG, translated from the coding sequence ATGCTCTACTGGACGTTGATCTTTCTCGTCATCGCGCTCGTCGCCGGCGTGCTCGGCTTCACGGGCATCGCCTCCGCCGCCAGCGGCATCGCCAAGATCCTTTTCGTGGTCTTCCTGGTGCTCTTCCTCATCTCCCTGATCGCCGGCCGCGGCTGGGCCTTTGGCTGA
- a CDS encoding PhyR family response regulator anti-anti-sigma factor produces MNAVTQAELLRSLPPARRYARALTGSQAAGDALVAQALRGGLPEGLSARLALYAGVTRLAPPPAVPASGAVLGARQRQLLLLTALEELSVSEAGAVIGIPTDVAETELEEARAALRSAAATDVLVIEDEPIIAMDVRQLVESCGHRVVGVAASESQAVRLAASKRPGLILADVNLGAGGDGITAVGRIQQQLKVPVIFVTAYPERLLTAEQVEPAFVISKPFEPLALAIATYQAVSSTVPID; encoded by the coding sequence ATGAATGCCGTCACCCAAGCCGAGCTGCTGCGGAGCCTGCCACCTGCCCGCCGTTACGCGCGGGCGCTGACCGGCAGCCAGGCCGCAGGCGATGCGCTGGTGGCGCAGGCGCTGCGCGGCGGGCTGCCGGAGGGTCTCTCGGCGCGGCTGGCGCTCTATGCCGGCGTCACGCGGCTGGCGCCGCCGCCCGCGGTCCCGGCCTCCGGCGCCGTGCTGGGCGCGCGGCAGCGGCAGCTGCTGCTGCTGACAGCGCTGGAGGAACTTTCCGTCAGCGAGGCCGGCGCCGTCATCGGCATCCCGACCGACGTGGCGGAGACGGAGCTGGAGGAGGCGCGGGCGGCGCTGCGCAGCGCCGCCGCGACCGATGTGCTGGTGATCGAGGATGAGCCGATCATCGCCATGGATGTGCGGCAGCTGGTGGAATCCTGCGGCCACCGCGTCGTGGGCGTCGCCGCCAGCGAGTCCCAGGCCGTGCGGCTGGCGGCCAGCAAGCGGCCGGGGCTGATCCTGGCCGATGTGAACCTGGGCGCAGGGGGGGATGGCATCACCGCCGTCGGCCGCATCCAGCAACAGCTGAAGGTGCCGGTGATCTTCGTCACCGCCTATCCCGAGCGGCTGCTGACGGCCGAGCAGGTGGAGCCCGCCTTCGTGATCTCCAAGCCTTTCGAACCGCTGGCGCTGGCGATCGCCACCTATCAGGCGGTTTCCTCGACCGTGCCGATCGATTGA
- a CDS encoding sigma-70 family RNA polymerase sigma factor: MTDQPESVRLSLPPLLPDLRAFARFLARDTTLADDLVQEAVLRALRAESQWIPGTSLRAWMFHILRNVFLEQLRRRGTERRALERLPGHDESGVPQEEHGELEDLGRALQSLPMPQREALILVGAHGLSHEEAAAVCAVPVGTVKARVSRARAALARRFPHRAPVE, from the coding sequence ATGACCGATCAGCCAGAGTCTGTCCGCCTTTCCTTGCCGCCCCTGCTGCCGGACCTGCGCGCCTTCGCGCGCTTCCTGGCGCGGGATACGACCCTGGCCGATGATCTGGTGCAGGAAGCGGTTTTGCGCGCCTTGCGTGCCGAATCTCAATGGATCCCGGGAACCAGCCTGCGGGCATGGATGTTTCATATCCTGCGTAATGTCTTCCTGGAGCAACTGCGCCGCCGCGGCACTGAGCGCCGCGCGCTGGAGCGGCTGCCCGGACATGATGAAAGCGGCGTGCCGCAGGAGGAACATGGAGAGTTGGAAGATCTGGGCCGTGCCTTGCAGTCCCTGCCCATGCCCCAGCGGGAGGCCTTGATTCTGGTCGGTGCGCACGGCCTGTCGCATGAAGAGGCAGCGGCTGTCTGCGCGGTGCCGGTCGGCACGGTGAAGGCGCGCGTCTCGCGTGCCCGTGCGGCGCTGGCGCGCAGGTTTCCGCATCGCGCACCCGTGGAATAG